The following nucleotide sequence is from Bacillota bacterium.
GCCGCCGGGCGTGGCTTCTTTAACAGCAGCTACTATGACGTCTCCCAAACTTGCATAACGGCGACGTGCACCACCACGAACGCGGATGCACATAAGCTTGCGGGCACCTGTGTTGTCAGCCACCCTAAGCACCGATTGCACCTGAATCATTGGACACCCTCCTTTACATTCAGACCTTAAACGGGCGGCCGGTTATATTTGCTTTCCTTTTTCCAGAACTTCGGCCACTCTCCATCTTTTTTCTTTGGAAAGAGGCCGGGTCTCTGCAATTCTTACCTTATCACCAACCCGGCACTCATTGCTTTCATCATGTACCTTGTATTTTTTAGTATACCGAATGGTTCTGGCGTA
It contains:
- the rpsQ gene encoding 30S ribosomal protein S17, encoding MRKSRTGKVVSNKMDKTVVVAVETFKRHKLYARTIRYTKKYKVHDESNECRVGDKVRIAETRPLSKEKRWRVAEVLEKGKQI